The Serratia rhizosphaerae genome has a segment encoding these proteins:
- a CDS encoding MerR family transcriptional regulator: protein MSYSIGEFARLCGINATTLRAWQRRYGLLKPLRTDGGHRQYSDADIQQALKILDWVKKGVPVSQVKPLLVRPGARQTDNWLTLQDNMLQRLKEGKIESLRQLIHEAGRDYPRPELVVNVLRPLRSKVSANIPAIMTLREILDGIILSYTAFCLEGDRKAPGDTYLITGWHLADPCEIWLEALKRTGQGQRIDVLPVPPATLAPEILPQRKWLLVTTGKLTSARQKQIDLWQQAVSLEVITL from the coding sequence ATGTCTTACTCCATAGGCGAATTTGCCCGACTTTGCGGGATAAATGCGACCACGCTACGCGCCTGGCAGCGTCGCTATGGCCTGCTAAAACCGCTGCGTACCGATGGCGGACATCGCCAGTACAGTGATGCCGATATCCAGCAGGCGCTCAAAATTCTCGACTGGGTAAAGAAAGGGGTCCCTGTCAGCCAGGTGAAACCGCTGCTGGTTCGTCCCGGCGCGCGCCAGACTGATAACTGGCTCACCCTGCAGGATAATATGCTGCAGCGGCTGAAAGAGGGAAAAATAGAGTCCCTGCGTCAGCTTATTCACGAAGCCGGACGCGACTATCCTCGCCCGGAACTGGTGGTAAACGTGCTACGCCCGCTGCGCAGCAAAGTCTCGGCCAACATCCCGGCCATCATGACCCTGCGCGAAATCCTCGATGGCATCATCCTTTCTTACACCGCATTTTGTCTTGAAGGGGACAGAAAAGCGCCGGGCGATACCTATCTGATTACCGGTTGGCATCTGGCTGACCCTTGCGAAATCTGGCTTGAAGCGCTCAAGCGAACCGGCCAAGGGCAGCGCATTGACGTGCTTCCCGTACCGCCAGCCACACTGGCCCCGGAAATTCTCCCGCAGCGGAAATGGCTGCTGGTTACCACCGGTAAGCTTACCTCCGCCCGCCAAAAACAGATTGACCTCTGGCAGCAGGCCGTTTCCCTCGAGGTTATCACTCTGTAA
- the citX gene encoding citrate lyase holo-[acyl-carrier protein] synthase, whose protein sequence is MTILAPEQAANRAVGLTELLAARERRRDRQQAWLTRHPATLVVLTPLAPGALKDSPLTRRIFNLGWQALRAEQRRQGWRCLRAEAQGLPSGGEGFLSLQAAARQVKQCCIRLEDMHPAGRLWDIDVLDAQGRILSRDDGGLPARRCLLCDRPARVCARQRRHDVERLLAAMEETLNAALAAR, encoded by the coding sequence ATGACAATTCTCGCCCCCGAACAGGCCGCCAACCGCGCCGTCGGCCTGACGGAACTGCTCGCCGCCCGAGAGCGGCGGCGCGACCGTCAGCAGGCCTGGCTGACGCGCCATCCGGCGACGCTGGTGGTGCTGACGCCGCTGGCGCCGGGCGCGCTGAAAGACAGCCCGCTGACGCGGCGCATCTTCAACCTCGGCTGGCAGGCGCTGCGCGCCGAGCAACGGCGGCAGGGGTGGCGCTGCCTGCGCGCCGAGGCGCAGGGGCTGCCCAGCGGCGGCGAAGGCTTTTTGTCGCTGCAGGCGGCGGCACGGCAGGTGAAACAGTGCTGCATCCGGCTGGAGGATATGCATCCCGCCGGGCGGCTGTGGGATATCGACGTGCTGGATGCGCAGGGGCGCATTCTGTCGCGCGACGATGGCGGGCTGCCTGCCCGGCGCTGTCTGCTGTGCGATCGGCCGGCGCGCGTCTGTGCGCGGCAGCGCCGCCACGACGTTGAACGGCTGCTGGCCGCCATGGAGGAGACGCTTAATGCTGCACTCGCTGCCCGCTAG
- the citF gene encoding citrate lyase subunit alpha yields the protein MKRQQGPIDLQQLAGLAVYQESSKANQQAAKPRDRKRCDSLQEAVRRSGLQDGMTISFHHAFRGGDLTLNQVMDTLAAMGFRNLTLASSSLSECHAPLVEHIRHGVVSRIYTSGLRGPLAEEISRGLLAQPVQIHSHGGRVNLIESGELHIDVAFLGVPACDEFGNANGYSGDACCGSLGYAKVDAQHADTVVLLTEALVPYPHHPASLAQDRVDLIVQLERVGDADKIGADATRMTSNPRELLIARRAAEVIAASGYFSEGFSLQTGTGGASLAVTRFLEDKMRARGVRAGFALGGITSTMVDLHEKGLIGKLLDVQSFDRAAAGSLARNPQHIEISANQYANLTSKGAAVDRLDVVVLSALEIDAGFNVNVLTGSDGVLRGASGGHCDTAAAARLAIIVAPLVRGRIPTLVDEVTTCVTPGSSIDILVTDHGIAVNPARPELAQRLRDAGLAVVDIGWLRQRALTLTGEPQPIAFSDKVVAVVRYRDGSVIDVVRQVAE from the coding sequence ATGAAACGTCAACAAGGTCCGATCGATCTGCAGCAGCTGGCCGGCCTGGCCGTCTATCAGGAGAGTTCAAAAGCCAATCAGCAGGCGGCCAAACCGCGCGACAGAAAGCGCTGCGACTCGCTACAGGAGGCGGTGCGCCGCAGCGGCCTGCAGGACGGCATGACCATTTCGTTCCACCACGCGTTTCGCGGCGGCGATCTGACGCTGAACCAGGTGATGGACACGCTGGCGGCGATGGGCTTTCGCAACCTGACGCTGGCTTCCAGCTCGCTCAGCGAGTGCCATGCGCCGCTGGTGGAGCATATCCGCCACGGCGTGGTCAGCCGTATCTACACCTCCGGCCTGCGCGGCCCGCTGGCGGAAGAGATTTCTCGCGGCCTGCTGGCGCAGCCGGTGCAGATTCATTCCCACGGCGGGCGGGTCAACCTGATCGAGTCCGGCGAGCTGCATATCGACGTCGCCTTTCTCGGCGTGCCGGCCTGCGATGAGTTCGGCAACGCCAACGGCTACAGCGGCGACGCCTGCTGCGGTTCGCTCGGCTACGCCAAAGTGGATGCGCAGCACGCCGATACCGTGGTGCTGCTGACCGAGGCGCTGGTGCCGTACCCGCATCATCCCGCCAGTCTGGCGCAGGATCGGGTCGATCTGATCGTACAGCTGGAGCGGGTCGGGGATGCCGACAAGATCGGCGCCGACGCCACCCGCATGACCTCCAACCCGCGCGAACTGCTGATCGCCCGCCGCGCCGCCGAGGTGATCGCCGCCTCCGGCTACTTCAGCGAGGGCTTTTCGCTGCAGACCGGCACCGGCGGCGCGTCGCTGGCGGTAACGCGTTTTCTGGAAGACAAGATGCGCGCCCGCGGCGTGCGCGCCGGTTTTGCGCTCGGCGGCATCACCTCCACCATGGTGGATCTGCACGAGAAGGGGCTGATCGGCAAACTGCTGGACGTGCAGAGCTTTGACCGCGCCGCGGCCGGCTCGCTGGCGCGCAACCCGCAGCATATCGAAATCAGCGCCAATCAGTACGCCAACCTGACCTCGAAAGGGGCGGCGGTGGATCGGCTTGACGTGGTGGTGCTGAGCGCGCTGGAAATTGACGCCGGGTTCAACGTCAACGTGCTGACCGGTTCCGACGGCGTGCTGCGCGGCGCTTCCGGCGGCCACTGCGACACCGCCGCCGCCGCGCGGTTGGCGATTATCGTCGCTCCGCTGGTGCGCGGGCGCATCCCGACGCTGGTGGATGAGGTGACCACCTGCGTCACGCCGGGCTCCAGCATCGACATTCTGGTTACCGATCACGGCATTGCCGTCAACCCGGCGCGACCGGAACTGGCGCAGCGGCTGCGCGACGCCGGGCTGGCGGTGGTTGATATCGGCTGGCTGCGCCAGCGCGCTCTGACGCTGACCGGCGAACCGCAGCCGATCGCCTTCAGCGACAAGGTGGTGGCGGTAGTGCGCTACCGCGACGGTTCGGTGATTGACGTGGTGCGTCAGGTGGCGGAGTAG
- a CDS encoding anion permease produces the protein MSPLKQKFAKALAPLVVLAILLLIPAPAGMPPQAWRYFAIFVAMIIGMILEPIPATAISFIAVTVGVLAAPWVLFSPQELAGPGFKAGKEALKWGLAGFSSTTVWLVFGAFIFALGYEVTGLGRRIALFLVKFMGKRTLTLGYAVVIIDILLAPFTPSNTARTGGTVFPVVKNLPPLFDSFPNDPSSRRIGGYLMWMMVVGTSLSSSMFVTGAAPNVLGIEFVSKIAGVHISWMQWFMAFLPVGLVLLIVAPLLSYYLYKPGVTHSSEVAGWADGALAEMGKLSRQEYTLIGLVLLSLCLWVFGGKVVNATAVCLLAVSLMLALHVVSWKAITQYSSAWNTLVNLATLVVMANGLTRSGFIDWFATTMSTHLSDFSPTMTVVALVLVFYFAHYLFASLSAHTATMLPVILAVGKGLPGVPMEQLSILLVLSIGLMGVLTPYATGPGVIIYGCGYVKSKDYWRLGAILGVLYIAALLLIGWPLLSLWY, from the coding sequence ATGAGTCCGTTGAAACAAAAATTCGCCAAGGCGCTGGCGCCGCTGGTGGTGCTGGCGATCCTGCTGCTGATACCGGCGCCTGCCGGTATGCCGCCGCAGGCGTGGCGCTATTTCGCCATTTTTGTCGCCATGATTATCGGCATGATCCTGGAGCCGATCCCGGCGACCGCCATCAGCTTTATTGCGGTAACGGTGGGCGTGCTGGCCGCGCCCTGGGTGCTGTTCAGCCCGCAGGAACTGGCCGGGCCGGGCTTTAAGGCCGGCAAAGAGGCGCTGAAGTGGGGGCTGGCCGGCTTTTCCAGCACCACGGTGTGGCTGGTGTTCGGCGCATTCATCTTTGCGCTCGGTTACGAGGTCACGGGGCTGGGGCGGCGCATCGCGCTGTTTCTGGTGAAGTTTATGGGCAAGCGGACGCTGACGCTCGGCTATGCGGTGGTGATTATCGATATCCTGCTGGCGCCGTTTACTCCGTCCAACACCGCGCGCACCGGCGGCACGGTGTTCCCGGTGGTGAAAAACCTGCCGCCGCTGTTTGACTCGTTCCCGAACGATCCGTCGTCGCGGCGCATCGGCGGCTACCTGATGTGGATGATGGTGGTCGGCACCAGCCTCAGCTCGTCGATGTTCGTCACCGGCGCGGCGCCGAACGTACTGGGGATTGAGTTTGTCAGCAAAATCGCCGGCGTGCATATCAGCTGGATGCAGTGGTTTATGGCGTTTCTGCCGGTGGGGCTGGTGCTGCTGATTGTCGCGCCGCTGCTCTCCTATTACCTGTATAAACCGGGCGTCACCCACAGCAGCGAGGTGGCCGGTTGGGCCGACGGCGCGCTGGCGGAGATGGGCAAACTGAGCCGCCAGGAGTATACGCTGATCGGCCTGGTGCTGCTGAGCCTGTGCCTGTGGGTGTTCGGCGGGAAAGTGGTGAACGCCACGGCGGTGTGCCTGCTGGCGGTGTCGCTGATGCTGGCGCTGCACGTGGTGTCGTGGAAGGCGATCACCCAATACTCCAGCGCCTGGAATACGCTGGTGAATCTGGCGACGCTGGTGGTGATGGCCAACGGCCTGACGCGCTCCGGCTTTATTGACTGGTTCGCCACCACCATGAGCACCCACCTGAGCGACTTCTCGCCGACGATGACCGTGGTGGCGCTGGTGCTGGTGTTCTACTTTGCCCACTATCTGTTTGCCAGTCTGTCGGCCCATACCGCCACCATGCTGCCGGTGATCCTGGCGGTGGGCAAAGGGCTGCCGGGCGTACCGATGGAGCAGTTGTCGATTCTGCTGGTGCTGTCGATCGGCCTGATGGGCGTGCTGACGCCGTACGCCACCGGGCCGGGGGTGATCATCTACGGCTGCGGCTATGTGAAGTCGAAAGACTACTGGCGGCTGGGGGCGATCCTCGGCGTGCTGTATATCGCCGCCTTGCTGCTGATCGGCTGGCCGCTCCTCAGCCTGTGGTATTAA
- a CDS encoding YbgA family protein, translating into MKTYPNIGISGCLTGSAVRFDGGHKRMAFVMDELARWVTFKPVCPEMAIGLPVPRPALRLVKTSEGDISMRFSHTPHDDVTEKMTGFTAEYLSRLGELSGFIVCAKSPSCGMERVRIYDEKGNRGRKEGVGLFTGALMDKYPWLPVEEDGRLHDPALRENFVERVFALHELNTLRAEGLTRRALLGFHSRYKLQLLAHHQAGYRDLGPFVASLHQWEDLDAFFAVYREKLMAILKQPASRKNHTNVLMHIQGYFRNQLNARQRGELRDVILHYRAGLLPILAPLTLLKHYLAEYPDRYLLTQNYFDPYPKDLALRLMIN; encoded by the coding sequence ATGAAGACCTACCCCAACATTGGGATCAGCGGATGTTTAACCGGTTCTGCCGTACGGTTTGACGGCGGACATAAACGGATGGCCTTTGTCATGGATGAGTTGGCGCGGTGGGTAACCTTCAAACCCGTTTGCCCGGAAATGGCTATCGGCCTGCCCGTACCTCGCCCGGCGCTGCGCCTGGTAAAAACCAGCGAAGGGGATATCAGTATGCGTTTCAGCCATACGCCGCACGATGATGTGACGGAAAAAATGACCGGCTTCACCGCTGAGTATCTTTCACGTCTGGGCGAGTTGTCGGGTTTTATCGTCTGCGCCAAATCGCCGAGCTGCGGGATGGAGCGCGTGCGCATTTACGATGAAAAGGGTAACCGCGGGCGTAAAGAAGGCGTTGGGCTTTTTACCGGAGCTTTAATGGATAAATATCCGTGGCTTCCCGTTGAAGAGGATGGGCGTCTGCACGATCCGGCTCTGCGGGAAAATTTCGTTGAGCGCGTTTTTGCCCTGCATGAACTCAATACTCTGCGGGCTGAAGGTCTGACCCGCCGTGCGTTGCTGGGTTTCCATAGTCGTTACAAACTTCAGTTGCTGGCGCATCATCAGGCGGGCTATCGTGACCTCGGGCCGTTTGTCGCTTCGCTGCACCAGTGGGAGGATCTGGACGCGTTCTTCGCGGTATACCGCGAAAAGCTAATGGCGATCCTCAAACAACCAGCCTCACGGAAAAATCACACCAACGTACTGATGCATATCCAAGGTTATTTCCGTAATCAACTGAATGCTCGCCAGCGCGGCGAGCTACGTGACGTGATCCTCCACTACCGCGCCGGGCTGTTGCCGATACTGGCTCCGCTGACCCTGCTGAAACACTATCTGGCCGAATATCCGGATCGTTATTTGTTGACGCAGAACTACTTTGATCCCTACCCGAAAGACTTAGCCTTGCGTTTGATGATCAATTGA
- the citD gene encoding citrate lyase acyl carrier protein yields the protein MKIIREAMAGTLESSDVMVRIAPCDGPQHDLLIASSVEKQFGAAIRSTLLQVLNQYGVEPVQVMVDDKGALDCVLRARLETALMRASDDGQLPWEVSDENAE from the coding sequence ATGAAGATAATCCGAGAAGCAATGGCCGGCACGCTGGAATCCAGCGATGTGATGGTGCGCATCGCGCCCTGCGACGGCCCGCAGCATGACCTGCTGATTGCCAGCAGCGTGGAAAAACAGTTCGGCGCGGCGATCCGCAGCACGCTGCTGCAGGTGCTGAACCAGTACGGCGTCGAGCCGGTACAGGTGATGGTCGACGACAAAGGCGCGCTGGACTGCGTGCTGCGCGCCCGGCTGGAAACCGCGCTGATGCGCGCCAGCGACGACGGCCAACTGCCCTGGGAGGTGAGCGATGAAAACGCTGAATAA
- the dpiA gene encoding two-component response regulator DpiA, whose product MEWLNILIVEDETPLAEMHAEFIRQHGNCRQMWLAGNLAQARAMCERFKPDLILLDNFLPDGRGIELLRELTLQGYGGGIVFITAASDMDTVAEALRYGVFDYLIKPLAYDRLTQTLQRFSQRRQALKGKTRVSQQRIDEMFNTYARSERQATLPAGIDALTLAKVRELFADPAIRHTAESVAQQLGLSRTTARRYLEFCSAHQQLTAEMVYGKVGRPQRIYRGVAAS is encoded by the coding sequence ATGGAATGGCTGAATATCTTAATCGTTGAGGACGAAACGCCGCTGGCGGAGATGCACGCCGAGTTTATCAGGCAGCACGGCAACTGCCGGCAGATGTGGCTGGCGGGCAACCTGGCGCAGGCGCGCGCAATGTGCGAACGCTTTAAACCCGATCTGATCCTGCTGGACAATTTTCTGCCCGACGGCCGCGGCATTGAGCTGCTGCGCGAGCTGACGCTGCAGGGCTACGGCGGCGGCATTGTGTTTATCACCGCCGCCAGCGATATGGATACGGTGGCCGAAGCGCTGCGCTACGGCGTGTTCGACTATCTGATTAAACCGCTGGCCTACGACCGGCTGACGCAGACCCTGCAGCGCTTCAGCCAGCGGCGGCAGGCGCTGAAGGGCAAAACCCGCGTCAGCCAGCAGCGCATTGACGAGATGTTCAACACCTATGCCCGCAGCGAGCGGCAGGCGACGCTGCCGGCGGGCATCGACGCGCTGACGCTGGCCAAGGTGCGCGAGCTGTTCGCCGACCCGGCCATCCGCCACACCGCCGAAAGCGTGGCGCAGCAACTGGGGCTGAGCCGCACCACCGCCCGCCGCTACCTGGAGTTTTGCAGTGCGCACCAGCAGCTGACGGCGGAGATGGTGTACGGCAAGGTCGGCCGCCCCCAGCGGATTTATCGCGGCGTCGCCGCATCCTGA
- the citE gene encoding citrate (pro-3S)-lyase subunit beta, which translates to MKTLNKSRPRRSMLFVPGANAAMVSNAFIYQADALMFDLEDSVILREKDAARRLVYHALQHPLYQEVETIVRVNALDSAYGLADLQAVVRGGADVVRLPKTDGAQDVLDMEREISAIERACGRPQGSTGLLAAIESAAGITHAVAIAQASPRLIGIALGAEDYVRNLRTERSPEGIELLFARCSILQAARAAGIQAFDTVYSDANNEAGFLQEAALIKQLGFDGKSLINPRQIELLHNLYAPSAKEVAHAERVVNAAEAAEREGRGVVSLNGKMVDSPVIERARLVLQRAALSGIREEATHSGEAQ; encoded by the coding sequence ATGAAAACGCTGAATAAATCCCGCCCGCGCCGCAGCATGCTGTTTGTGCCGGGGGCCAACGCGGCAATGGTCAGCAACGCCTTTATCTATCAGGCCGACGCGCTGATGTTCGATCTGGAAGATTCGGTGATCCTGCGGGAAAAAGACGCGGCGCGCCGTCTGGTGTACCACGCGCTGCAGCACCCGCTGTATCAGGAGGTGGAAACCATCGTGCGGGTCAACGCGCTGGATTCCGCCTACGGCCTGGCGGATCTGCAGGCGGTGGTGCGCGGCGGCGCCGACGTGGTGCGGCTGCCGAAAACCGACGGCGCGCAGGACGTGCTGGATATGGAGCGTGAAATCAGCGCCATCGAGCGCGCGTGCGGTCGTCCGCAGGGCAGCACCGGGCTGCTGGCGGCGATTGAGTCGGCGGCGGGCATCACCCACGCCGTTGCCATCGCTCAGGCGTCGCCGCGCCTGATCGGCATCGCGCTCGGCGCGGAAGATTACGTACGCAACCTGCGCACCGAACGTTCGCCGGAGGGGATTGAGCTGCTGTTCGCCCGCTGCTCTATTCTGCAGGCGGCCAGAGCGGCCGGCATTCAGGCGTTCGATACCGTCTATTCCGATGCCAACAACGAGGCCGGTTTCCTGCAGGAGGCGGCGCTGATCAAGCAGCTGGGCTTTGACGGCAAGTCGCTGATCAATCCGCGGCAGATAGAGCTGCTGCACAACCTGTACGCGCCGAGCGCCAAAGAGGTGGCGCACGCCGAGCGGGTGGTGAACGCCGCCGAAGCGGCGGAGCGTGAAGGGCGCGGCGTGGTGTCGCTGAACGGCAAGATGGTCGACAGCCCGGTGATTGAGCGGGCGCGTCTGGTGCTGCAACGCGCGGCATTGTCCGGCATTCGTGAAGAAGCAACGCACAGCGGGGAGGCGCAATGA
- the citC gene encoding [citrate (pro-3S)-lyase] ligase, whose translation MLAGTIFNRVYRTEHQAIADIRAFLRANDLNIDTTVEVFITVTQNDKLMACGGIAGNIIKCVAISPQMRGEGLALSLATELVNLAYERHHSQLFIYTKTQNEGLFRQCGFYPIADVPGIVVLMENSPCRLQRYAARLATQRRPGEVIGSIVMNANPFTRGHQYLIRRAAAQCDWLHLFLVREDTSRFPYEDRRRLVMQGSRDIANLTVHEGSQYVISRATFPCYFIKEQGVADDCYTEIDLKIFRQYLAPALGITHRFVGNEPFCAVTAKYNRDMRHWLETPALPSPPIQLVEIERLQYQGTAISASWVRKLLAAGDFHAAAPLVPEDTLYYLQDLQARRQSNAASPEFESAQSGE comes from the coding sequence ATGTTGGCGGGCACCATATTTAATCGAGTCTACAGAACAGAGCATCAGGCCATTGCCGATATTCGCGCATTCCTGCGCGCCAATGACCTGAATATTGATACGACGGTGGAAGTGTTTATTACCGTTACGCAGAACGATAAATTGATGGCCTGCGGCGGCATCGCCGGCAATATTATTAAATGCGTCGCCATTAGCCCGCAAATGCGCGGCGAAGGGCTGGCGCTGTCGCTGGCGACCGAACTGGTCAATCTGGCGTACGAACGCCATCACAGCCAGCTGTTCATCTATACCAAAACGCAAAACGAAGGCCTGTTCCGCCAGTGCGGCTTTTACCCGATCGCCGATGTGCCGGGCATTGTGGTGCTGATGGAAAACAGCCCGTGCCGCCTGCAGCGCTATGCGGCGCGGCTGGCAACGCAGCGCCGGCCGGGCGAGGTGATCGGCAGTATCGTGATGAATGCCAACCCGTTCACCCGCGGTCACCAGTATCTGATCCGCCGCGCCGCCGCGCAGTGCGACTGGCTGCACCTGTTTCTGGTGCGTGAAGACACCTCGCGTTTTCCCTATGAAGACCGGCGCCGGCTGGTGATGCAGGGCAGTCGCGACATCGCCAACCTGACGGTGCACGAAGGTTCGCAGTATGTGATCTCGCGCGCCACTTTCCCCTGTTACTTCATCAAGGAGCAGGGAGTGGCCGACGACTGCTACACCGAAATCGATTTAAAAATCTTCCGCCAGTATCTGGCGCCGGCGCTGGGCATTACCCACCGCTTCGTCGGCAATGAGCCTTTCTGCGCCGTCACGGCGAAATATAACCGCGATATGCGCCACTGGCTGGAAACGCCGGCGCTGCCCAGCCCGCCGATCCAGCTGGTGGAGATTGAACGGCTGCAGTATCAGGGCACCGCCATCTCCGCCTCCTGGGTACGCAAACTGCTGGCCGCCGGCGATTTCCACGCCGCCGCGCCGCTGGTGCCGGAAGACACCCTTTACTACCTGCAGGATCTGCAGGCGCGACGCCAGTCTAACGCGGCGTCGCCGGAATTTGAGTCCGCACAATCAGGTGAATGA
- the blc gene encoding outer membrane lipoprotein Blc, giving the protein MKLWPVATGIAIALTLVACQSPTPPKGVQPISGFDANRYLGKWYEVARLENRFERGLEQVTATYGKRSDEGISVLNRGYDPVKNTWKESKGKAYFTGIPTVAALKVSFFGPFYGGYNVLRLDDNYQYALVSGPNRDYLWLLSRTPTLPDAVKQDYLKTAQKLGFQIDRLVWVKQ; this is encoded by the coding sequence ATGAAACTATGGCCCGTTGCGACCGGCATTGCTATTGCCTTGACCCTGGTTGCCTGTCAATCCCCTACGCCACCGAAAGGTGTTCAGCCCATCAGCGGCTTTGATGCCAATCGATATCTGGGAAAATGGTACGAAGTTGCTCGTCTGGAAAACCGTTTCGAACGCGGGCTGGAGCAGGTGACCGCCACATACGGCAAGCGCAGCGATGAGGGCATTAGCGTGCTTAATCGTGGCTATGATCCGGTGAAAAACACATGGAAAGAGAGCAAAGGCAAAGCCTATTTTACCGGTATACCCACCGTCGCCGCGTTGAAGGTTTCGTTTTTTGGCCCCTTTTACGGCGGCTATAACGTCCTTAGACTGGACGATAATTATCAATACGCACTGGTCAGCGGCCCAAACCGTGACTATCTGTGGCTGCTGTCGCGCACACCGACCCTGCCTGATGCCGTTAAGCAGGATTACCTGAAAACGGCTCAGAAGCTAGGCTTCCAGATCGATCGGCTCGTTTGGGTGAAGCAGTAA
- the citG gene encoding triphosphoribosyl-dephospho-CoA synthase CitG has translation MLHSLPASSASPSPLSAAERRFALYAYRALLTEVNLTPKPGLVDRDNNGAHQDMHIGHFYRSARAIGVWLPRFIRQGRQDAALPADRVLARLRPLGLACENHMFRATGGVNTHKGSVFALGLLCCAFGRLPSPTPAALCAEVAAICQGVTARELQRNNAGQSAGQRLYRRFGLSGARGEAEAGFPLVLHGALPRYLRRLRQGDNAQSALQDCLLWLMAHNGDTNVAARGGMAGLRWLQQRAAQLLAQGGAGGRDGIARLRQFDAECTARHLSPGGSADLLIVTWLLAQISPPALQE, from the coding sequence ATGCTGCACTCGCTGCCCGCTAGTTCCGCCAGTCCGTCGCCGCTGTCTGCGGCTGAACGGCGCTTTGCCCTGTATGCCTATCGCGCCTTGCTGACCGAGGTCAACCTGACGCCGAAGCCCGGACTGGTCGACCGCGACAACAACGGCGCGCATCAGGATATGCATATCGGCCATTTCTATCGCAGCGCGCGCGCCATCGGCGTCTGGCTGCCGCGCTTTATCCGTCAGGGGCGGCAGGACGCGGCGCTGCCGGCCGATCGCGTGTTGGCGCGGCTGCGGCCGCTCGGCCTGGCCTGCGAAAACCATATGTTCCGCGCCACCGGCGGCGTCAACACCCACAAGGGCAGCGTGTTTGCGCTCGGGCTGCTGTGCTGCGCATTCGGTCGTCTGCCGTCGCCGACGCCCGCTGCGCTGTGCGCGGAGGTGGCGGCTATCTGCCAGGGGGTGACGGCGCGTGAGCTGCAGCGCAACAACGCCGGGCAGAGCGCCGGCCAGCGGCTGTACCGCCGGTTTGGCCTGAGCGGCGCGCGCGGCGAGGCCGAAGCCGGCTTCCCGCTGGTGCTGCACGGCGCATTACCGCGCTATCTGCGGCGGCTGCGGCAGGGCGATAACGCGCAGAGCGCGCTGCAGGACTGCCTGCTGTGGCTGATGGCGCACAACGGCGATACCAATGTCGCCGCGCGCGGCGGCATGGCCGGGCTGCGCTGGCTGCAGCAGCGCGCGGCGCAGTTGCTGGCACAGGGCGGCGCCGGCGGCAGAGACGGTATCGCGCGGCTGCGCCAGTTTGACGCCGAGTGCACGGCCCGTCATCTCAGCCCCGGCGGCAGCGCCGACCTGCTGATAGTCACCTGGCTGCTGGCGCAGATATCGCCACCGGCCTTACAGGAATAA